The proteins below are encoded in one region of Ferruginibacter lapsinanis:
- a CDS encoding beta strand repeat-containing protein yields the protein MKRVLPIFPEQSKIVASIMRTALTVFIMLLFINGAYAQPKFYNFGSYVNQSGTGGSSPYPFEAVAFSSYKLVLQNTGSGDQYFRFRDNANSTDRQPNANGDILPTNTATTYTSINSGASNAWRISVSSSTDRYIFKTDAGVTKLAVFRLQAQGATAIPSVSSHTVVTGVTANQNVTITATLSGTFVTGQAAYLRYASGAISSGNGTIVKMTRSGTSVTATIPSSVNTGGATINYYMFTSGDFDGSSGTSGSTVMTNADADLYTINALFASGTTPYQYTVAVGAPAAPTINSITPSNQTLSVNYTAGSNGGAAIDFYKYSLDGGTFVSTGNTNNPIVISGLNNGQTYGVRILAHNSAGDGTASASTNATPATTASAPTITSISPGNTQIVVNFSDPSSNGGAAITNYKYSLNGGAYVAVSPSATTSPITITGLTNGTSYSVTLKAVNAAGDGTASNSLSATPVATPKFYNSNYTNQSGTGGSATYGPGYPFEGPAFSNYKIVVSNVNIQDNFFRFRDAANTTDRQPSVDQTVMATNTSSPITAITSGSGNAWKINVSSSTDRYIFKTDAGVTKIAVFRLQAQGTTAIPSVSSHTQVSGITDNQSVTINATLSGAFVTGQAAYVRYYAGTIDDTHGAVVKMTRSGTNVTATIPGYAAGTTVNYYLFTSGDFDGSSGTSGSTVMANADADLYTINALFASGTTPYTYTVTATTPSAPSITSITPGDQTLSVAYTAPSSNGGATITNYKYSLDGGAFISAGTGNPIVISGLTNNQTYSVRILATNSAGDGTPSNAVNGTPLAAPVAPDAPTINSITPGNQTLSVNFTAPVFNGGATITDYKYSLDGGTFVSAGTSNPIVITGLTNAQTYSVRILAHNSVGDGAPSTAVNGTPATTPGAPTITGITPSNTSLSVAFTAPGSNGGSAITNYKYSLNGGAYTAVSPASTSSPIIITGLTNGTSYSVTIKAVNVVGDGTASNSLSGTPTNLFVSTSTGGTWTSGTSWVGGNAPTTSSDVQIVNGATVTVTSNFTQTGTITVDAGGTLAVTGATLKTSGNVTINGTFQVNASGDIDGTSTGTWTYAATGSTLVLNRSYSVNNGTGGLIFWPTPGGRRPYNISLIGGTVTYNDGPNTTIDGTLKISASNFQNNNSHTHTVNGTLELDETGTINNAGYIIYGAASTLYYNKTASYVVGPEWSTGTGAVGLNRPFNVKIGGSGAITISNASGYQVGGRFIIENGATAISANGLTISGNDVDASNNSWQNNGGTFTGTGGTVTFNGTGNQTIKKSTAESFNNLVVNKASGNLQPGVDISIAGDLTVTAGNIQNASGSGKKITMTGSAPTISVSGSITGAYSGSAGNDINLEYTNSTGTLTVSGAGSLCNFLNATLTNTGATLTLARSFEVLFGAFTVNGTLKINAGGSVSSATNAVPPTYGSSSKLLYNSGNSYNRGFEWTTATSGAGYPNDVQISNPGTVTTLNMLSTYAQCSGNLTIDASTTLNTTSNILNVLGNVLINGGINLNGDVKTSGNWTVAATSGTNGTQPFTGYQINNSKAVFFNKAATDQTITKTANGNVFFDYLIIDKATSGNVVINNSPATDIVINSTIGSVLQLNNTGGLDLNGRSITLNNTGGAIYVNGNRSITSSLTGGKIEINQYKVIANNNGTGRLNIGQNVTVNLNTNGNLDFGNSNGAITTLDGTLSINSTTSCFVNTNPPIYGSNSLLKYNSGGIYSRVAEWNSNSGAGYPNDVQVSNSTTLNYPNSIIDNQTNLSLARDLTIDAGAAFYMDYGAGISSGAVTVGRDINIAGNLSLGDDVGGDLFVGRNWTHTTGTFAPNSRSVKFTGATGDQTITNASGETFAYMTIDKATSGNVIIANNITINNTLRLTKGILDALTNNKVVIMGSGGSTITASNLSHIKGKQQYPIGTGSTTRIFDIGDGTTWAPVTTVHSSVTGAGTLTASTTAGEHSNIATSIINASKSVNRTWTLTNATTSGGTYSATFNFAASDVDGSTNTNNFVVGRYNSGWTTPYPTVGTKTATSTQITGVSSTSDGSFAVGEIITYTITSSAGANGSISPNGATVKNYGTSQAYTITPNTGYHVNDVLVNGVSVGAVSAYTISNVRGDSSISASFAINTYTITSSAGTGGSISPDGATVKNYGTSQAYTITPNTGYHIADVLVNGVSVGAVSSYTISNVRGDSSISASFAINTYTITSSAGTGGSISPDGATVKNYGTSQAYTITPNTGYHIADVLVNGNSVGAVSAYTISNVRGDSAISASFAINTYTVTYDGNNNTSGTAPVDASSPYNYNSTVTVKANTGNLVRTGYVFAGWNTAADGNGTDYAATGSVTFSLGAANVVLYAKWNTCTGYTFTGVIDNDYTKPGNWQCGIVPPASGAVTIANGSGKVRLTSNLDVTGSLDFTNTVDTFIIGPGVRLTASGSGSINFHDNAVLIKSDATGTGSIGQITGTLSGTANVTAERYIRQNTYRGWRLLAVPVTTAGQTIRQSWQEGATTYTADPNPGFGTRITASTTNAVANGFDAQTFGNSLLQYTGSSWSGFTGSLLTTKVSRGTAADAWMLYVRGDRGVDTAGVITAPTQTVLRVKGPLYTAPYPTVTIPAGTNGLVGNILPSEIDFTLLNRGGGADNAFYLWDPQLYGSYGLGGYQTFSANTPIPWKPVPGGGSYGNTPSSKIQSGLGFMVHASGSDGTIQLTEACKTAGSNVGGSGFRPASPTAAIPYLETNLYAASGNTYYLADGNIVGFDDSYSNDVDNKDNIKVQGFGDGIGMVRGSYVLSAEQRKLIVSGDMIPYRMTNLKKQAYKLEFTPSGLDNGATSAILEDKYLNTSTPFDLSTTSSVVFNADPAVAASFTDRFRIVFSTPTPVTITNLNAQQKNTAMQIDWKVAVESGVKEYAVEHSTDGVNFTQVGMVSASANNGGSATYSLTDANPVAGTNYYRIKTVDLSGVVKYTTVVRVVMGAVKSSIELSSTVITNNQVSLQLNNQDKGRYGIRLISSVGQELMTTNFTHNGGNSTQVVSLPSVVSKGLYQLEITRPNGAKLIERIVVN from the coding sequence ATGAAAAGAGTACTACCTATTTTTCCCGAACAAAGTAAGATTGTTGCCTCCATTATGAGAACGGCTTTAACTGTTTTTATAATGTTACTTTTTATCAATGGAGCTTATGCTCAGCCAAAGTTTTACAACTTCGGGAGTTATGTTAACCAATCGGGAACAGGCGGAAGTTCGCCATATCCCTTTGAAGCAGTCGCTTTCTCAAGTTATAAACTGGTATTGCAAAATACCGGTAGTGGTGATCAGTATTTTAGATTTAGAGACAATGCAAATAGCACAGATAGACAACCTAATGCAAACGGAGACATATTGCCGACAAATACTGCCACAACCTACACCTCTATAAACAGTGGGGCCAGCAATGCATGGAGAATAAGTGTTTCCAGTAGCACTGATCGATATATTTTTAAGACTGACGCAGGTGTTACAAAACTTGCTGTTTTCAGATTACAGGCACAGGGAGCTACAGCAATACCCAGCGTAAGTAGCCATACAGTAGTAACAGGTGTTACAGCTAATCAAAATGTAACAATTACAGCAACACTTTCGGGCACTTTTGTTACTGGTCAGGCAGCTTATTTAAGATATGCATCCGGTGCTATCTCAAGCGGAAATGGTACTATAGTGAAAATGACTCGTTCAGGAACTTCCGTGACAGCCACTATTCCGAGTAGTGTCAATACAGGAGGTGCTACTATTAATTATTACATGTTTACATCTGGAGATTTTGACGGATCAAGCGGAACAAGCGGAAGTACTGTCATGACAAATGCTGATGCAGATCTATATACAATCAATGCACTATTTGCGTCTGGGACAACTCCTTATCAGTACACTGTTGCAGTAGGAGCCCCTGCGGCCCCAACAATTAACTCAATTACTCCAAGCAATCAAACGTTATCTGTAAACTATACAGCTGGTTCCAATGGAGGTGCCGCAATAGATTTTTACAAATACTCTTTGGATGGAGGAACATTTGTATCAACGGGTAACACAAACAATCCAATAGTAATTTCAGGATTAAATAACGGACAAACTTATGGTGTGAGAATTCTTGCACACAACTCTGCCGGAGATGGAACGGCTTCAGCATCAACAAATGCTACACCTGCTACAACAGCCTCAGCTCCTACCATTACAAGTATATCTCCGGGAAATACACAAATTGTTGTAAACTTTAGCGATCCATCCTCAAATGGAGGAGCTGCCATAACTAATTATAAATATTCTCTTAATGGAGGAGCGTATGTAGCAGTTAGCCCTTCTGCTACAACAAGCCCGATCACAATTACAGGATTAACTAATGGGACATCCTATTCTGTAACATTAAAAGCTGTAAATGCTGCAGGAGATGGGACAGCCTCCAATTCTTTGTCAGCAACGCCGGTTGCAACACCAAAATTCTATAATAGTAATTATACCAACCAATCGGGAACAGGAGGATCAGCTACTTATGGTCCTGGTTATCCATTTGAGGGCCCCGCCTTTTCAAACTATAAAATTGTAGTTTCAAATGTCAATATTCAAGATAATTTTTTCAGATTTAGAGACGCCGCAAATACAACAGACCGACAACCAAGTGTTGATCAAACTGTTATGGCAACTAATACATCATCTCCAATAACTGCCATAACAAGCGGTTCAGGTAATGCATGGAAAATAAATGTATCCAGCAGTACAGACAGATATATTTTTAAAACTGATGCCGGCGTCACAAAGATCGCTGTATTCAGATTACAAGCACAGGGCACTACAGCAATTCCAAGTGTTAGTAGCCATACCCAGGTTTCGGGTATAACAGACAATCAAAGTGTAACTATTAACGCTACACTTTCAGGAGCCTTTGTAACAGGGCAAGCTGCTTACGTAAGATACTATGCAGGTACAATCGATGATACACATGGCGCAGTTGTAAAAATGACACGTTCCGGAACAAATGTAACGGCAACTATTCCGGGTTATGCTGCAGGCACTACTGTTAATTATTATTTATTTACTTCAGGTGATTTTGACGGATCAAGCGGAACCAGTGGAAGTACAGTTATGGCAAATGCAGATGCTGATCTTTATACAATAAATGCATTGTTTGCATCAGGTACAACTCCATATACTTACACAGTTACTGCTACTACACCTTCGGCACCATCAATAACATCTATAACCCCCGGAGATCAAACATTATCAGTTGCATATACTGCTCCAAGTTCTAACGGAGGTGCAACAATAACTAATTACAAATATTCATTAGACGGAGGTGCTTTTATTTCAGCAGGAACAGGGAATCCGATCGTAATATCAGGTTTGACAAACAATCAAACTTACAGCGTAAGAATTCTTGCCACCAACTCAGCTGGTGATGGAACACCTTCAAATGCAGTAAACGGCACACCATTGGCTGCACCTGTTGCTCCCGACGCTCCAACAATCAATAGCATTACACCAGGTAACCAAACCTTATCTGTAAACTTTACTGCTCCGGTATTTAATGGCGGCGCTACAATAACTGATTACAAATATTCATTAGACGGAGGAACTTTCGTTTCAGCCGGAACAAGTAATCCCATTGTAATTACCGGATTAACTAATGCGCAAACGTATAGTGTAAGAATACTTGCACATAATTCTGTAGGCGATGGCGCTCCGTCTACTGCTGTAAACGGTACACCTGCAACAACTCCGGGTGCACCAACCATAACCGGAATCACTCCTTCAAATACATCTCTTTCTGTTGCATTCACTGCTCCGGGATCTAATGGAGGTTCGGCTATAACAAATTACAAATACTCCCTTAATGGAGGCGCTTATACAGCAGTTAGCCCTGCATCCACTTCCAGCCCGATCATAATAACCGGGTTAACGAATGGAACTTCCTACTCTGTAACAATAAAGGCTGTTAATGTTGTAGGAGATGGAACAGCATCTAATTCTTTATCTGGCACTCCTACAAATTTGTTCGTTTCTACCTCAACAGGCGGTACATGGACCTCGGGTACCAGTTGGGTTGGTGGTAATGCTCCAACCACAAGTAGTGATGTGCAAATTGTAAATGGGGCTACTGTTACCGTAACTTCAAACTTTACGCAAACAGGCACTATCACTGTTGACGCTGGAGGTACACTCGCTGTGACTGGCGCCACACTTAAAACCAGTGGCAATGTTACAATCAATGGCACATTCCAGGTAAATGCAAGTGGTGATATTGATGGAACTTCTACCGGAACATGGACTTATGCGGCTACAGGATCAACACTTGTACTAAACAGATCATATAGCGTAAATAACGGAACGGGCGGGTTGATCTTTTGGCCTACTCCTGGCGGAAGAAGACCATATAATATTTCATTGATCGGAGGTACAGTTACTTACAATGATGGGCCAAATACAACTATTGATGGTACATTAAAAATATCCGCATCAAATTTCCAAAATAATAATAGCCATACACATACAGTAAATGGAACCTTAGAGTTAGATGAAACAGGTACAATTAACAACGCTGGTTATATTATTTATGGTGCTGCCTCTACCTTATATTACAATAAAACAGCCTCATATGTAGTAGGCCCAGAATGGTCTACCGGAACAGGTGCTGTGGGGCTAAATCGTCCTTTCAATGTTAAGATCGGAGGCTCAGGAGCAATAACAATCAGTAATGCAAGTGGCTACCAGGTTGGCGGTAGATTCATTATCGAAAATGGTGCCACTGCAATATCAGCAAATGGCCTAACTATCTCTGGTAACGATGTAGATGCCTCAAATAATAGCTGGCAAAATAATGGCGGTACTTTCACCGGCACAGGTGGCACTGTAACTTTTAATGGCACAGGAAATCAAACAATTAAAAAATCAACTGCTGAATCATTCAATAATTTAGTGGTGAATAAAGCTTCCGGAAATCTTCAGCCCGGGGTTGATATATCCATTGCTGGAGATTTAACCGTTACCGCTGGTAACATACAAAATGCATCAGGCTCTGGTAAAAAAATTACTATGACCGGTTCTGCGCCAACAATATCTGTGTCTGGTTCCATCACTGGAGCTTACTCAGGATCTGCCGGTAACGACATAAATCTTGAATATACCAATTCAACAGGAACCTTAACCGTATCCGGAGCAGGCTCTCTTTGTAATTTCTTAAATGCAACCTTAACTAACACCGGTGCAACACTTACATTGGCTCGTAGTTTCGAAGTATTATTTGGTGCATTCACTGTAAATGGCACCTTAAAAATTAACGCAGGAGGTTCCGTAAGTTCTGCAACCAACGCGGTGCCGCCAACTTATGGCAGCTCATCTAAACTTTTATACAACTCAGGAAATTCTTACAATAGAGGATTTGAATGGACAACAGCTACTAGCGGTGCAGGTTATCCGAATGATGTACAAATTTCTAATCCTGGCACAGTAACTACATTGAACATGTTATCTACGTATGCTCAATGTTCGGGCAATTTAACAATTGATGCCTCTACAACATTAAATACTACAAGTAATATATTGAATGTTTTGGGTAATGTATTAATCAACGGTGGTATAAACCTTAATGGAGATGTTAAAACAAGTGGAAACTGGACTGTTGCCGCTACTTCAGGTACAAACGGAACACAACCATTTACGGGATACCAAATAAATAACTCAAAAGCTGTATTCTTTAACAAAGCTGCCACAGATCAAACCATAACTAAAACAGCTAATGGCAACGTGTTCTTTGATTATCTTATTATTGACAAAGCCACCAGTGGCAACGTTGTGATCAACAATTCGCCGGCTACAGACATTGTTATTAACAGTACGATTGGTAGTGTTTTACAATTAAACAATACCGGTGGTTTAGATTTAAATGGCCGTTCAATTACATTAAACAATACCGGCGGGGCCATCTATGTGAATGGTAATCGTTCAATTACTTCTTCTCTTACTGGTGGTAAAATTGAGATCAATCAATACAAAGTAATTGCTAATAATAATGGAACTGGTAGATTGAATATTGGTCAGAATGTAACTGTCAATTTAAATACAAATGGTAATCTTGATTTCGGTAATTCTAATGGTGCTATTACCACTCTTGATGGAACATTGTCAATCAATAGTACAACCAGTTGCTTTGTAAATACCAATCCCCCAATTTATGGAAGTAACTCTTTATTGAAATATAATTCGGGAGGTATATATAGCAGGGTTGCAGAGTGGAATAGCAATTCCGGCGCAGGTTATCCGAATGATGTACAAGTTTCAAATAGTACAACATTGAATTATCCTAATAGTATTATTGATAATCAAACAAATTTATCATTAGCCAGAGATCTGACAATAGATGCAGGAGCTGCATTCTATATGGATTATGGAGCAGGGATTTCAAGCGGAGCTGTTACCGTAGGACGTGATATAAATATTGCCGGAAATCTTTCACTAGGCGATGATGTAGGTGGTGATCTTTTTGTTGGTCGTAACTGGACTCATACTACGGGAACCTTTGCTCCTAACAGCAGGTCTGTGAAGTTTACCGGTGCAACAGGAGATCAGACTATAACAAATGCCAGCGGTGAAACATTCGCATACATGACAATAGATAAAGCTACTTCAGGCAATGTGATCATAGCGAATAACATTACAATCAATAACACTTTAAGATTAACAAAAGGTATTCTTGATGCGTTGACAAATAATAAAGTTGTCATCATGGGTAGTGGCGGTAGTACTATAACAGCCTCTAATTTATCACATATAAAAGGTAAACAACAATACCCAATCGGCACAGGCAGCACTACAAGAATCTTCGACATTGGCGATGGTACAACTTGGGCTCCTGTAACCACCGTACATTCATCTGTAACCGGCGCAGGTACACTTACAGCCAGTACAACAGCAGGCGAACATAGCAACATAGCTACATCTATCATTAATGCTTCTAAAAGTGTAAACCGTACCTGGACATTAACTAACGCCACTACTTCAGGTGGTACTTATTCAGCTACTTTTAATTTCGCAGCTAGCGATGTGGATGGTAGTACTAATACAAATAATTTTGTCGTTGGCAGATACAATTCGGGATGGACAACTCCTTACCCTACAGTAGGAACCAAAACCGCTACATCAACACAAATAACCGGTGTTAGTTCAACTAGTGACGGAAGTTTTGCTGTTGGAGAAATAATAACTTACACAATCACTTCTTCTGCAGGAGCTAACGGAAGTATATCTCCTAATGGTGCTACAGTGAAAAACTATGGTACCAGTCAGGCATATACGATAACACCTAATACAGGTTATCATGTAAATGACGTATTGGTAAACGGTGTTTCTGTTGGTGCGGTATCTGCTTATACTATCAGCAATGTAAGAGGCGATTCTTCTATTAGTGCAAGCTTTGCAATTAATACCTATACCATCACTTCTTCTGCCGGAACAGGGGGAAGTATATCTCCTGACGGTGCTACCGTTAAAAACTATGGCACCAGTCAGGCATACACGATAACGCCTAACACAGGTTATCATATAGCTGATGTGTTGGTAAACGGTGTTTCTGTTGGTGCGGTATCTTCTTATACTATCAGCAATGTAAGAGGTGATTCTTCTATTAGTGCAAGCTTCGCAATTAACACCTATACCATCACTTCTTCTGCCGGAACAGGAGGAAGTATATCTCCTGATGGCGCTACTGTTAAAAACTATGGTACCAGTCAGGCATACACGATAACACCTAATACAGGCTATCATATAGCGGATGTATTGGTAAACGGTAATTCTGTTGGTGCGGTATCTGCTTACACTATCAGCAATGTAAGAGGCGATTCTGCGATCAGTGCAAGTTTCGCAATTAACACCTATACTGTAACTTACGACGGTAATAATAATACCAGTGGAACAGCACCTGTTGATGCAAGTAGTCCTTATAATTATAATTCTACAGTAACAGTAAAAGCGAATACAGGTAACCTGGTAAGAACCGGATATGTATTTGCTGGTTGGAATACAGCAGCTGATGGTAACGGTACTGATTATGCCGCAACCGGTAGTGTTACTTTCTCTTTAGGCGCAGCCAATGTGGTATTGTATGCTAAATGGAATACTTGCACCGGCTATACTTTCACCGGAGTTATCGATAACGACTATACTAAACCAGGCAACTGGCAGTGTGGTATTGTTCCTCCTGCAAGCGGAGCAGTAACGATCGCAAACGGTTCAGGTAAGGTTAGATTAACCTCTAACTTAGATGTTACCGGTTCCTTGGACTTCACCAATACGGTTGACACGTTCATCATTGGGCCAGGTGTAAGATTAACCGCCAGCGGTTCAGGAAGCATTAACTTCCACGACAATGCGGTGTTAATTAAATCAGACGCAACCGGAACAGGTTCTATCGGTCAGATAACGGGAACTTTATCAGGAACAGCAAATGTGACTGCTGAACGTTATATCCGTCAGAATACGTACAGAGGCTGGAGATTACTGGCAGTGCCGGTAACTACTGCAGGCCAAACGATCCGTCAGTCATGGCAGGAAGGAGCGACTACCTACACAGCCGATCCTAACCCGGGCTTTGGTACCCGTATCACAGCCAGCACTACTAATGCAGTAGCGAACGGTTTTGATGCACAGACATTTGGTAACTCCTTGTTACAATATACAGGATCAAGCTGGAGTGGCTTTACAGGCAGCCTGTTAACCACCAAGGTATCAAGAGGTACAGCGGCGGATGCATGGATGTTATATGTAAGAGGTGACAGAGGCGTTGATACAGCAGGAGTGATCACGGCACCGACACAAACAGTGTTGAGAGTGAAAGGTCCGTTGTACACTGCCCCTTATCCGACAGTAACTATTCCTGCAGGCACCAATGGTCTTGTAGGTAATATCTTACCATCAGAAATAGACTTTACATTACTCAACAGAGGTGGCGGTGCAGACAATGCCTTCTACCTGTGGGATCCACAGTTATACGGTTCATATGGTTTGGGCGGTTATCAAACCTTCAGTGCCAATACCCCAATACCTTGGAAACCTGTACCGGGCGGAGGCAGCTATGGCAACACCCCAAGTTCTAAGATACAATCAGGTTTAGGCTTCATGGTACATGCATCAGGTTCAGACGGAACGATCCAGTTGACCGAAGCTTGTAAAACAGCAGGCAGCAATGTAGGTGGCAGTGGCTTCAGACCGGCATCACCAACAGCAGCGATACCATATCTTGAAACCAACCTGTATGCAGCATCAGGCAACACATACTACCTGGCAGATGGTAATATCGTAGGCTTCGATGATTCTTATTCAAATGATGTAGACAACAAAGACAATATTAAAGTACAAGGCTTTGGTGATGGTATCGGTATGGTAAGAGGTTCTTATGTATTGAGTGCTGAACAACGTAAATTAATTGTAAGTGGTGATATGATCCCTTACAGAATGACAAACCTTAAGAAACAGGCGTATAAATTAGAGTTCACGCCAAGTGGTTTGGATAATGGAGCTACTAGTGCAATACTGGAAGATAAATACCTCAATACATCTACACCATTTGATTTAAGTACTACCTCTTCCGTAGTGTTCAACGCAGACCCTGCAGTGGCAGCATCGTTCACCGACAGGTTCCGTATCGTGTTCAGCACACCAACACCGGTAACTATTACCAACTTAAATGCACAGCAAAAAAATACTGCAATGCAGATAGATTGGAAAGTAGCGGTAGAAAGCGGTGTTAAAGAATACGCAGTAGAACACTCAACCGACGGCGTTAACTTTACACAGGTAGGAATGGTAAGTGCTTCAGCCAACAATGGCGGATCAGCTACTTACAGCCTTACTGATGCCAACCCTGTTGCAGGAACTAACTACTACAGGATCAAGACAGTAGATCTGTCAGGAGTAGTTAAATACACTACAGTGGTAAGAGTGGTAATGGGAGCAGTTAAATCATCGATCGAATTGTCTTCAACAGTTATCACGAACAACCAGGTTAGCCTGCAGTTGAACAACCAGGATAAAGGTCGCTATGGTATCCGTCTGATCAGCAGTGTTGGTCAGGAACTGATGACAACAAACTTTACGCATAATGGCGGAAATAGCACACAAGTTGTATCTTTGCCGTCAGTTGTAAGTAAAGGACTGTATCAATTGGAGATCACCAGACCAAACGGTGCTAAGCTGATCGAAAGAATAGTAGTGAACTAA
- a CDS encoding TolC family protein gives MLRKLFFSLFIIAMCHSSIAQQKWDLRKCVDYALANNITVKQTYIQSKISTLQYNQSKQGQFPTLNFSGSPSYNSGRNQDPTSFSLITQSYLSANMQLQSSVDIFNWYSKQNTIAANKWEAEAARASTDKLKDDIALAVSNSYLQILLTMEQEKIAKVQLEQTQQQLKNTRKLVNAGSLPELNAAELKAQVARDSSTVVSAKGNVEQAMLNLKAYMSLDAATPFEIVAPPVEFIPIEKIADLQPENVYALAIANLPQQRVNDFKLKAAQKNSASAKSKMYPTIAAFASLGSGYNSRAQEITGVTLINAPIGKVSISGTDYSVYPSQPYSSYNYSKTKFFRQLDENFRQSIGLSLSVPIFNGGNLRTNWERSKLTVKNLELQKEADNQKIKQDIYQAYNAAIVAMEKFNASKKSVETAERSYSYAQKRYDVGMLTTLELVTNQNNLLRAKLELVQNQFDYVFKMKVLEFYKGQGLKL, from the coding sequence ATGCTACGTAAACTATTCTTTTCTTTATTTATTATAGCAATGTGCCATTCAAGCATTGCACAACAAAAATGGGATCTGCGAAAATGTGTTGATTATGCGCTGGCTAATAATATTACCGTTAAGCAAACATATATTCAAAGTAAGATATCAACCTTACAATATAATCAAAGCAAACAAGGACAATTCCCCACATTAAATTTCAGTGGTTCGCCAAGTTATAACAGTGGCCGCAATCAGGATCCAACTTCATTTAGCCTGATCACTCAAAGTTATTTATCTGCCAATATGCAACTGCAAAGCAGTGTTGATATTTTTAACTGGTATAGTAAACAAAATACTATCGCTGCAAATAAATGGGAGGCCGAAGCTGCCAGGGCAAGCACAGATAAACTAAAAGATGACATTGCTTTAGCCGTTTCAAATTCATACCTGCAAATCCTTCTTACAATGGAGCAGGAAAAAATTGCAAAAGTCCAGTTAGAGCAAACGCAGCAGCAATTAAAAAATACCCGAAAATTAGTTAATGCTGGCTCACTGCCGGAATTAAATGCAGCAGAATTGAAAGCACAGGTAGCCAGAGATAGTTCAACAGTTGTTAGCGCAAAGGGGAATGTAGAACAAGCTATGCTTAATCTTAAAGCATATATGTCGCTGGATGCCGCAACACCTTTCGAGATCGTAGCTCCTCCGGTAGAATTTATACCGATAGAAAAGATTGCAGACCTTCAACCGGAAAACGTATATGCATTAGCGATAGCAAATCTTCCTCAGCAAAGAGTAAATGATTTTAAATTGAAAGCTGCTCAAAAAAATTCAGCTTCGGCAAAAAGTAAAATGTACCCAACCATTGCTGCATTCGCAAGTTTGGGTAGTGGATATAATAGCAGAGCACAGGAAATAACCGGAGTCACCCTTATCAATGCTCCTATTGGCAAAGTAAGTATAAGCGGTACTGATTACAGCGTTTACCCCTCACAACCATACTCGTCTTATAATTATAGCAAGACCAAATTTTTCAGGCAACTGGATGAAAATTTCCGTCAATCAATAGGACTTAGTTTAAGTGTACCTATTTTTAACGGAGGCAATCTGCGTACAAATTGGGAACGCAGCAAACTCACTGTAAAAAATCTTGAACTGCAAAAAGAAGCAGACAATCAAAAGATCAAACAGGATATTTATCAGGCATATAATGCAGCTATCGTGGCAATGGAAAAATTCAACGCTTCTAAAAAAAGTGTTGAGACGGCTGAACGCAGTTATTCATACGCACAAAAAAGATATGACGTTGGTATGTTGACCACTTTAGAGTTAGTTACCAATCAGAATAATCTTTTAAGAGCAAAATTAGAATTGGTACAAAACCAATTTGATTATGTTTTTAAAATGAAAGTATTGGAGTTTTATAAAGGACAGGGGTTGAAGTTGTAG